A single region of the Solwaraspora sp. WMMD406 genome encodes:
- a CDS encoding hemolysin family protein — translation MSDGVAILIGVLLLAGNAFFVGAEFALISARRTQIEPRAAAGSRLARLTLRAMENVSLMMAGAQLGITVCSLGLGAIGEPAVAHLMEPGFAALGVPDALVHPIAFAIALAIVVFLHMVIGEMVPKNIALAGPERSAMALGPVLYGVVTVLRPLIWLLNQMANIVLRLLRVQPKDEVTSAFTREEVSGFIAQSRREGLIDEHEHRLLTGALAFSDQPTARVAIPLDSLITVPASSTPVELERRCADTGYSRFPVVDGDSTVTGYVHVKDVLGAPATDRDQPVDAHLIRPLVTVRAAQPMRDTLTVMQQQGAHLARVVNADGRLTGLAALEDVIEELVGEVRDAAQTASR, via the coding sequence ATGAGCGACGGCGTGGCGATTCTCATCGGCGTGCTGCTGCTCGCCGGCAACGCCTTCTTCGTCGGCGCCGAGTTCGCGCTGATCTCCGCCCGCCGGACACAGATCGAGCCCCGGGCCGCCGCCGGTTCCCGGCTGGCCCGGCTCACCCTGCGGGCGATGGAGAACGTGTCGCTGATGATGGCCGGTGCCCAACTCGGCATCACCGTCTGTTCACTCGGCCTCGGCGCGATCGGCGAGCCGGCCGTGGCGCACCTGATGGAGCCGGGGTTCGCCGCGCTGGGGGTGCCGGACGCGCTGGTGCATCCGATCGCGTTCGCCATCGCGCTGGCGATCGTGGTCTTCCTGCACATGGTGATCGGCGAGATGGTCCCGAAGAACATCGCACTCGCCGGTCCGGAGCGCTCCGCGATGGCCCTCGGCCCGGTGCTGTACGGCGTCGTCACCGTCCTGCGGCCGCTGATCTGGCTGCTCAACCAGATGGCGAACATCGTGCTGCGGCTGCTGCGGGTCCAGCCCAAAGACGAGGTGACCTCCGCGTTCACCCGGGAGGAAGTCTCCGGGTTCATCGCCCAGTCCCGCCGCGAGGGCCTGATCGACGAGCACGAACACCGGCTGCTGACCGGGGCGCTGGCGTTCAGCGATCAGCCGACCGCGAGGGTGGCGATCCCGCTGGACTCGCTGATCACGGTGCCGGCGAGCAGCACCCCGGTCGAGTTGGAGCGGCGCTGCGCGGACACCGGCTACTCCCGGTTCCCGGTCGTCGACGGCGACTCGACGGTGACCGGCTATGTGCACGTCAAGGACGTGCTCGGCGCGCCGGCGACCGACCGCGACCAGCCGGTCGACGCCCATCTGATCCGGCCGCTGGTCACAGTGCGGGCCGCCCAGCCGATGCGGGACACGCTCACCGTGATGCAGCAGCAGGGCGCGCACCTGGCCCGGGTGGTGAACGCCGACGGACGGTTGACCGGACTGGCCGCGTTGGAGGACGTGATCGAGGAGCTGGTCGGCGAGGTCCGCGACGCCGCCCAGACCGCCAGCCGCTGA
- a CDS encoding EI24 domain-containing protein, with protein sequence MEEQGGVFRSFVDGVRLFLRGFVTYARNPRMVLLGLIPAVISGALFVAAFIGWVNVVVDVAGWLTPFADGWSAGPQEAVRGAVAIALLALGGLLGVLTFTAVTLFVGDPFYEKISEWVEERHGGVPNAVDVPWWRSLWHSLLDSSRLIAFGVLIGIPLFIFGFVPIVGQIVVPVLAALFGGWRLALELVGSAFYRRGLRLPDRRAALRTNRPRAIGFGVAVFCCCLIPLGAVLIMPAAVAGATLLARQSLGQPTGGPLPGGQPTGGQPTGGQPTGGQSSVG encoded by the coding sequence GTGGAAGAACAAGGCGGGGTGTTCCGCTCGTTCGTCGACGGTGTGCGGCTGTTCCTGCGTGGCTTCGTCACGTACGCCCGCAACCCCAGGATGGTGCTGCTCGGCCTGATCCCCGCGGTGATCTCGGGCGCGCTCTTCGTCGCCGCCTTCATCGGCTGGGTCAACGTCGTGGTCGACGTCGCCGGCTGGCTCACCCCGTTCGCCGACGGCTGGTCGGCGGGCCCGCAGGAGGCGGTACGCGGCGCCGTCGCGATCGCCCTGCTGGCCCTCGGCGGTCTGCTCGGCGTGCTCACCTTCACCGCTGTGACGCTGTTCGTCGGTGACCCGTTCTACGAGAAGATCTCCGAGTGGGTCGAGGAACGCCACGGCGGTGTGCCCAACGCTGTCGACGTGCCCTGGTGGCGGTCGCTGTGGCACAGCCTGCTCGACTCGTCCCGGCTGATCGCGTTCGGCGTGTTGATCGGGATCCCGCTGTTCATCTTCGGTTTCGTCCCGATCGTCGGTCAGATCGTGGTGCCGGTGCTGGCCGCTCTCTTCGGTGGCTGGCGGCTCGCCCTGGAGCTGGTCGGCTCCGCCTTCTACCGGCGAGGCCTGCGGCTGCCCGATCGGCGGGCGGCGCTGCGGACCAACCGCCCCCGGGCGATCGGCTTCGGTGTGGCGGTCTTCTGCTGTTGCCTGATCCCACTCGGCGCTGTCCTGATCATGCCGGCGGCGGTGGCCGGCGCGACCCTGCTCGCCCGTCAGTCGCTCGGCCAGCCGACCGGCGGTCCGCTGCCGGGCGGGCAGCCGACCGGAGGCCAGCCGACCGGAGGCCAGCCGACCGGAGGCCAGTCATCGGTCGGCTGA
- a CDS encoding NAD(P)-binding domain-containing protein — MITEELPVVVIGAGPVGLAAAAHLHERRLPALVLEAGDSVGAAVRQWGHVRLFSPWRYDVDAAARRLLDTAGWAAPDPENLPTGAELVGDYLEPLAKLPALAARIRYGARVVAIGRAGMDRVRTAGREQTPFVVRLADGTELNAGAIIDATGTWGTPNVLGGNGLPAHGEPQAAHLISSALPDVLGADRAEYAGRHTVVVGAGHSAANTLLALAELAGQEPGTRLTWAVRGTSIDRAVGGGDADALPGRGELGTGLRSLVESGRVALVTGFAVHAVRVLDGRGDDGGAGGEPGSGAVGGEPGSGAVGGEPGSGAVGGGGDDAGVEVVAADGRTLTADLIVSATGFRPDHRIADELRLDLDPALGCTRLLAPLIDPNEHSCGTVRPHGVDELTQPEPGYYLVGMKSYGRAPTFLLATGYEQVRSITAALAGDGTAARAVALDLPETGVCSARPASTSRQGPG, encoded by the coding sequence ATGATCACCGAAGAACTACCGGTCGTCGTCATCGGCGCCGGCCCGGTCGGCCTGGCCGCCGCCGCCCACCTGCACGAACGCCGGCTACCCGCCCTCGTGCTGGAGGCCGGCGACAGCGTCGGCGCGGCCGTACGCCAATGGGGTCACGTCCGGCTATTCTCCCCCTGGCGCTACGACGTCGACGCCGCCGCCCGGCGACTTCTGGACACCGCCGGCTGGGCCGCGCCGGACCCCGAGAACCTGCCCACCGGCGCCGAACTCGTCGGCGACTACCTCGAACCGCTGGCGAAGCTGCCCGCCCTTGCCGCGCGGATCCGCTACGGCGCGCGGGTGGTCGCGATCGGCCGCGCCGGCATGGACCGGGTCCGCACCGCCGGCCGGGAGCAGACGCCCTTCGTGGTCCGACTGGCCGACGGTACGGAGCTGAACGCTGGCGCGATCATCGACGCGACCGGCACCTGGGGCACGCCGAACGTCCTCGGCGGCAACGGACTGCCCGCCCACGGTGAACCGCAGGCAGCACACCTGATCAGTTCCGCCCTGCCCGACGTGCTCGGTGCCGACCGGGCCGAGTACGCCGGCCGGCACACCGTGGTGGTCGGCGCCGGGCACTCCGCCGCGAACACCCTGCTCGCCCTCGCCGAACTCGCCGGACAGGAGCCGGGTACCCGGCTCACCTGGGCCGTCCGGGGCACGTCGATCGACCGGGCGGTCGGCGGCGGCGACGCGGACGCACTCCCCGGCCGTGGTGAACTCGGCACCGGGCTGCGGTCGCTTGTGGAGTCCGGCCGGGTCGCGCTGGTCACCGGGTTCGCCGTACACGCGGTCCGGGTCCTGGACGGTCGTGGCGACGACGGCGGTGCCGGCGGCGAGCCGGGCAGCGGCGCCGTCGGCGGCGAGCCGGGCAGCGGCGCCGTCGGCGGCGAGCCGGGCAGCGGCGCCGTCGGCGGCGGCGGCGATGACGCGGGCGTCGAGGTCGTCGCGGCCGACGGCCGAACGCTGACCGCCGACCTGATCGTGTCGGCCACCGGCTTCCGACCCGACCACCGGATCGCCGACGAGCTGCGGCTCGACCTGGACCCGGCGCTCGGCTGCACCCGGCTGCTGGCCCCGCTGATCGACCCGAACGAGCACTCCTGCGGCACCGTACGGCCGCACGGCGTGGACGAGTTGACCCAGCCGGAGCCGGGCTACTACCTGGTCGGCATGAAGAGCTACGGCCGGGCGCCGACGTTCCTGCTGGCCACCGGATACGAGCAGGTCCGCTCGATCACCGCCGCCCTGGCCGGGGACGGGACGGCCGCTCGCGCCGTAGCGCTGGACCTGCCGGAGACCGGCGTCTGCTCGGCGAGGCCGGCGTCGACGTCGCGCCAAGGGCCGGGCTGA
- a CDS encoding alpha/beta hydrolase, with amino-acid sequence MRDFRWPPPPDGGPRTYGPGPSAPRTGRPALPEPETEVVATPHGVRLERLITGSGEPGTVFAHGLAHGIATTRPLGSGVAGRKIFFQFRGHGRSDAPAGPWSYPDLARDLRAVADLSGARRAVGMSLGAGALGRLLVESPERFDRVVFFLPAVFDTIRPASTRHRLAELVTAVTEGDVSGVAEVIAAETPVQVRNTPAAWAYLRTRIDQLLRDGLAAELVDLAGAVPIPKPAALRAVTARALVIAAQGDDLHPVEVAERLAAALPDATLHVYDRPGVLWNHRTDLRQRVSGFLNDPD; translated from the coding sequence GTGAGGGATTTCCGTTGGCCGCCACCTCCTGACGGCGGCCCACGCACCTACGGTCCGGGTCCGTCGGCTCCCCGGACCGGGCGGCCGGCGCTGCCGGAACCGGAGACCGAGGTGGTGGCCACCCCGCACGGGGTGCGGCTGGAACGGCTGATCACCGGCTCCGGTGAACCGGGGACGGTGTTCGCGCACGGGCTCGCGCACGGCATCGCCACCACCCGACCACTGGGTAGCGGCGTGGCCGGCCGGAAGATCTTCTTCCAGTTCCGTGGCCACGGCCGGTCGGACGCGCCCGCCGGCCCGTGGAGCTACCCCGATCTCGCCCGGGACCTGCGGGCGGTCGCCGACCTGTCCGGTGCCCGTCGGGCCGTCGGGATGAGCCTGGGCGCCGGTGCGCTCGGCCGGCTGCTGGTCGAGAGTCCCGAACGATTCGACCGGGTGGTCTTCTTCCTGCCGGCGGTGTTCGACACCATCCGGCCGGCGTCGACCCGGCACCGGCTCGCCGAACTGGTCACGGCGGTCACCGAGGGCGACGTCTCCGGGGTGGCCGAGGTGATCGCCGCGGAGACTCCCGTGCAGGTCCGCAACACGCCGGCCGCGTGGGCCTACCTGCGTACCCGGATCGACCAGCTGCTGCGCGACGGACTCGCCGCCGAACTGGTCGACCTGGCCGGCGCGGTTCCGATCCCGAAACCCGCCGCGCTGCGTGCCGTCACCGCCCGCGCCCTGGTGATCGCCGCCCAGGGAGACGACCTGCACCCCGTGGAGGTCGCCGAACGGCTCGCCGCCGCGCTGCCGGACGCCACCCTGCACGTGTACGACCGGCCGGGCGTGCTGTGGAACCATCGGACCGACCTGCGACAGCGGGTGTCCGGCTTCCTCAACGACCCGGATTGA
- a CDS encoding DUF2516 family protein: protein MGSAAPIFYNDVRYVLDLAVFVFALVVQAVALVHCVTQRSDAFPAIGTLPKGAWLAILGVCLLLTLLFQVSLFGLIGIAAGLVYLLDVRVGLRDITDGKGSW, encoded by the coding sequence ATGGGCTCTGCAGCGCCGATCTTCTACAACGACGTCCGGTACGTACTTGACCTGGCCGTGTTCGTCTTCGCACTCGTGGTCCAGGCCGTCGCCCTGGTGCACTGTGTCACCCAGCGGTCGGACGCGTTCCCCGCCATCGGCACCCTGCCCAAGGGTGCGTGGCTGGCGATCCTCGGCGTCTGTCTCCTACTCACCCTGCTGTTCCAGGTCAGTCTTTTCGGCCTGATCGGGATCGCCGCCGGTCTGGTCTACCTGCTGGACGTACGGGTCGGGTTGCGTGACATCACCGACGGCAAAGGCTCCTGGTGA
- a CDS encoding helix-turn-helix transcriptional regulator, giving the protein MSTPKDLPRDIGGFIRDLRHNARISLRQLAEQAGVSNPYLSQVERGLRKPSAEVLQQLASALRVSTPVMYLRAGLLDDKDGQGVLAAIAADHELTMAQKQSLSQIYETFRRENARHGDAAGTPGDASEPTTGTATAGTPGTLDSGAPGTDASAAEIVDSADPDTAEGQALRSVAVTEAGAAPPPTPGAAEQSESGPAGPVDPSAPTTAKTSSRRRTPRAGTTEQAAPPAAEEENR; this is encoded by the coding sequence ATGTCCACACCCAAGGACCTCCCTCGCGACATCGGGGGCTTCATCCGCGACCTGCGGCACAACGCACGGATATCGCTGCGTCAACTCGCCGAACAGGCCGGGGTCAGCAATCCGTACCTGAGTCAGGTCGAGCGGGGCCTGCGCAAGCCCAGCGCCGAGGTGCTCCAGCAGTTGGCGAGCGCGCTGCGGGTCTCCACGCCGGTGATGTACCTGCGGGCCGGCCTGCTCGACGACAAGGACGGCCAGGGCGTGCTCGCCGCGATCGCCGCCGACCACGAGCTGACGATGGCCCAGAAGCAGTCGCTGAGCCAGATCTACGAGACCTTCCGCCGGGAGAACGCCCGGCACGGCGACGCCGCCGGGACGCCCGGTGACGCGAGCGAGCCGACCACCGGTACGGCCACCGCCGGCACTCCCGGTACTCTCGACTCTGGCGCTCCCGGCACCGATGCGTCCGCCGCCGAGATCGTCGATTCGGCAGACCCCGACACCGCTGAGGGACAGGCTCTGCGGTCGGTCGCGGTCACCGAAGCCGGCGCCGCCCCGCCGCCCACCCCCGGTGCCGCCGAACAGTCCGAGTCCGGACCGGCCGGACCAGTGGACCCGTCAGCCCCGACCACGGCGAAGACCAGTTCCCGGCGCCGTACGCCCCGCGCCGGGACGACCGAGCAGGCCGCACCGCCGGCCGCCGAGGAGGAGAACCGATGA